In Corylus avellana chromosome ca8, CavTom2PMs-1.0, the genomic stretch tttattatagcCAACTAAATATTATCCGAAAAAATTTGTTGTAGCAATTAGTAAGGTGGGGGCTGGGGGCATAGGAGTTTTTGATTCCCAATGTCTTGACTCCTGATTCTCCACATCATTCAAACTTGCTACTCCCAAAACCTACCGGGCAGTGTGCTCACATGGCTACATGCCCATAAGTTAACCCCACCCTTCAAAGCCATGTCTCAGGAGATTCAAACATCTCTCAATTTTGCTGTCAGGGTAGTTAATAATTTGGATAGCAAATATGAAatagtttttataaaaaaaatttaaacttttacgTGTTTTGATATTATCACTCAAAGTTCAAATACTACTAATTTAGGGtatcgaattttcaattttttgtaatgtctcACATTCGTTAAGATGttttgttaaatcttgtcaaaattttcaaaatactcatGTCATGTCgcctgaatctttgcaattttgataaaatttaacgaaaaggagaagaagcattacaaaaaattgaaatttcgaTACCttaaatttgaaagtttttaaactttaaaagatAATATCAAAACACATAAAAGTTCAGAATTGTTAAGTAAAGTTTCATCTATAATTTATCTATCGGAGCAAGTCTTGGTCAACCCACCTACTTATTTGAACAGATAAATCTCataaaaatgtttatatttGCTATCTAAAGCAATTCAAACCGCAAATTCCCAACAGCGATTGAGGTAGCATATAAAATTGGTGGTTTGGGCTCTTTAATAAATTACAACATACATGGGCCTCCCAAAttgaatgcaattttttttttagacggTATGAGACCAATAGACCATAAAACAAGTAGTTCAAGACAAGGAAACGTAATAGATAAGAGAAGGATCGACTCAGCTTCTCGCCATGCCGTATTATTTGGCTATAATTCATGGACCCTTGACTGACGCTGACAGTTTAATTGTCAGCACGCAGCTCATCTTAGTTCCTGTCTGCTTGGCCCTTTCTTCATCATATAGTAATAGCCACAGCTGTATCTGGACTCAAGCAGTCAAGCTCATCGTCCTCGGGCTTCGAGCGGCCCTGTTTGGCAAAGGCCAAAAATTGGTAGatactattttttatatcacattaatcaatttttattattaaaaaaaaaaaaaaccgtaagACTAATACCAAATAGAGCGGCTCTCGGTTATTCATAGCTAGTGCTCATTCAATTTTTCTCGCTTGGGCATTCAAGCCTTTGCTATGAACTAGGAAGGACTCGAGAGGATTCGGTTCTTTATAATATGAGAATAAAATGGTCTtaacaaaaagtcaaattactattttattcaCTGATTGGTTCAAATTGATAACcatgcataaaaaattaaaaataataaccgCAATAAGTTATAAAAATAATCTCTTCGTTCTTAGGaaagtgctagagagccaaacaaatgaacctagaaaattttttaaactgacgtgacagACCGTGAGTGACaaacaagggagagagaattgtattttttttaatttaaaaacccttatcacgtcagtttgaaaatttttctgaatttatttgtttggctcccaatcatttctctagtttttttaaaagaaatgtgAACCTCTTGAAAAGTACAAAATTTATTCACCAAACGTGGgtttaaataatacaaatagaGACTTGAATAACAACTGAATTTTAATCCCAATTCCCACATACTAACCAAACTTCTATTACTTAATTATATTGATAATAATAGAATAATTCTTAAACGGCAGTGGAGTAATAATactccttattaaaataattaaaatagaaaactaaaCTACTGCTTGCACTCCATAAGATTTCTAGTTGCGTAACACACTATGCAGAAGAAGAGTCAGCTGGATTGATAAATTTTTTCGAAAAATTAGATTAGAACGGGCAATATAGTTATTTTTATgtcccctcccaaaaaaaatcactacCTACCATATTTTAAATCTAGAGGGTCGGGATATTGACAAATCCTGGAAAAACCTATGGGTTACTATCAAGCTCAAAACACTCATTTCGAATTCTCTTGAATTATTTGGCACACCAatcattcaaaaaaattgagaaactatTGTAGGGTTTTGATACCAACAGACTCTGGGAGAGTCCGTTCATCGGAAAGCTCAGCTAGCCTTCAAAAGTATGAAGGATTGCATGTCATAAAGGGCTCAACAACCTAACAGTATGGCGTCATATAGCCTAGCTAGCTACCAGGATCTGAGTACACCTTCACCCAAAATTCACCCAAAAAATGTCTCCAAGCAAACCATTCTCCCTCCCACCAACTTAGCTAACCGAACACTCACACCACGTTGCCCCTCCTAACAAATTGAGGGGGGAATCTCCACGTTAGGCAACAACCTCTTGGCGAGTATGCAATCTAACCCTTAACGAAACTAtgcaaaaatacattttcaccATTCTCCTAGTAACTTGGGCGTTGAAGTAACTTCACCAGATCCCACTAGTAAACCCTTCTAACCCTTTCTCATTTTCATGAAAGCTCCTCTCTAAAAGACGGTCTTCAGTGTAACCGTATGTCCTTCCACTAACACATGACTTTGAATAAAGCTTCTTTTTGCCAATGTAAATTATGTATTTCAGATAGCTCTACactaattcattattattattattattattattattttggaattaATATGAGATTAAGTTCGTTATTCATTATTTCTCATTGCTTCCCACAGCAGCATTAAACGCCAGAAAATATCTTAACATCCTAGGTACGAAAGAAAATGAACTTCTACGACAATGGCTGCAATGCATCATGAAAGGGAGCATCTAGTGACAAAGTTTTGCAAGGCAAAATCAAGGTAGCTAAGAACTGCTGTTCGTCTTTTTTTGTCATCCTTCCGTACaactttttgaaaaatctaCTAATTAATTTATGAAAACTCCTATTTGTCCTTTTTccatacattaaaaaaaaaaaaaacaaaaaaaccagtCATTGAATAGATAAGACCCAAATGAGTAAAATGGTGAATCCTACAAATCCGATagctaattattttatttcatttttaaaaaaaagtcattaataGAAAGAGACAACAAGCGAGCATCTCAGATTTAAGCTACACCAAAGTGCCCCTAAAAGCTTAAATCGAGATATTCCCTTGCAAGGTATAAAATCCAAATATTGGTCCACTTTGCTTTTGTATAAATCAAACCCACAAGTGAAAGCCAACCACCGATTCTAAAAACTCATTCAATGTGACAAAACTTCGAAAATGAAACAAATACCATACGAACCAAGGAGGTAATGGAGGGTGAAAAATCCCCCTAAAGTCTATAGATTGCTCTAAATGAACACCCAGAGGCAGGGGAGAAAACTACTCCTGCAACATCTCTAAAGAACAGGGAAAAAGCTGACTAGATTTATAtccagggagagagagagagagagagagggagggatcACCCATGTAAAGCTGTGATAATCCAAAATAACAAGCTTTTTATGAAACTAAATATCAATTAATGCCTCAAAGAAACAATTGAGGACAATTATGGGAGAAACTACAGAGTATTAAATATCGAggagtgctacacatcccaaatttttttcacaaaagttagttcccaaatgatgtgtcaccatatcatgagatttattattttatgaagtgtgtcaccaactcatgggatggtgacacattatttgagaaccaacttttgggaaaaaaatttgagatgtttaGCATTTCCCTTAAATATCAATTAATGCCTCAAAGAAGAACGAGGACAATTATGGTACAAACTACAGTATGACAAATCTGATGTATGTGAATGCACCACCAAGTACACAAAAACATGCTCTCTACGTGGTGAAGATAATAAAGAAGAGTTGAAGCAAAGCATAATAACTAGATGGCAGAGATCCATGTGATTGATGATTACATCAGAGTTTTAAAGCAAGTGCAGATGGCTAGACCTCCTCATCACCCCCATTGACTGCATAGTGACCAACGTTTCGACCCTGTACAAACACGAGAAAAGGAGAATCAAGGAACTGAGCATCAAAATCGTAATCGAACAGCCTAGTGATACCAGTGTATGTAAACATGTTAACAGCAGTTGCATAAAAATATTTACAACAGAACTACTTGATGCAGAACAAAATTGGCCtgagaatcttttttttttttttttttttgataagaaaaagATATTAATGACTCTACAATCAAAAAATTGCTTTATTGGCCATATATAGCTAGCACATAAGCTACAGATCAGCACAAGCACATATTATGAACACAAATGCATCATCCCGACAGTGTTTCTCAGGATCCAAATCTCAAACAGTTGAGACCCCAGATCAGGATTTGTTTCCATAAGAAATCAAATGCATTTGTTTGATTATGAGCAGACTATTTTGGaacatttatttctttatatgtAATGTAAATCACTATTCCTTTACAAATACAAAAGAATGATGATATAATTCCAAGCCCAATCCACATCTTGAGATTTTGTCTCGAGCTCCTATGTACTGGATTCAACATTGGGTTCCACTAATATATGATTGGATGCAAAAGCTTTCCGCTATTTATAATCTAGATTCAAGCTTGGATGTGCAGGGGACTTCTAAATCCACACCTAATCCACCCAAGACAAAGTCACAGAACTAGCAGGTTCTGTAAAACCCAGGAACTACACGAGTGTTGGCAGCTGGTGTGACCTAGCCACTCATGCCACACCCCACTCACCAAGAAGAACAGAAAGAAGCAAGAGGGGAAAGatgcacaaaagaaaaagaaaaagacacagCACCCCAAAGTACCAACCCCATCCACATTATTAAGGTTGCATACGCGCAAGTAAAGTATGTCTAGCAATCTTAATTTAGATGACCtcataaatataattttttaagtgcGTTATTAAACCCAACCAAAGAAAGTCCTTGACGGttgttttctttcaaagaaaCTCCTTGGCATACTAATAAAGGTGGATAAGAAATCATATAAACTTTTCATCGAGAAAAAACCTACCTCAGATAACATTCGCTGCTTGTTAAGTAGTTGGGTCCTAGCCTTGTTAACAACCGAGTTCGGTGACTTAAACATTCTCTGtagaagaatgaagaaaaagTTACACAAATAAAGTACATACAAGATGTGACAAGTAGCAAAAACTCAAATGGTGCTTATCACTCCAAAGATGAGGTAAATGCAGCTAGGAGAAACCAATACAGATAAGAACCAACCTTTTCAACGCTAGATACACGATGTTCATCCTCAAGAggattcttcttctttggtttGAACCCAAAGAAATCCTGAAGGAATTCATTTTCCTGTCTCAATAAAATTTCCCATAATCACTCAGCCAGCAAAGCAagactaaattgaaaaacaGATAAGAATAATTTCCAGGAAACCAACCTGCATATGCTTAATAAAGCCTCCCCCAATAAAATGCTTCAAAAAGTTCAACtgttacattttcaaattagaTAAAACATCGGAAGTTGGTAACATTCacaaaactaatatatataagtggagaaaggtggtggtggtggtaatGGAAAACCTGTATTAGTTGAGACCATGATGATGTCTGTAATGATTCTCCACCAATCTTCATTGAAGTCTCAGGACAATAACCGtcctaaaataattatttagatTATTATTACTTTTCCACAAacaattgtcttttttttctttttcttttttgataaataaaaaactgtTGACGTCTATATTTGTAGAAATCCAAAGAAGTACCTCCAAAAATTCCAACATATCCCGAAAGAAGTTCCTCTGGCTGTTAAGATCTTTTTTAGCAGATCCTTTACCACCTGCCTCAGCAGAGAGGCTTCTGACTTGATTTGTGATTTTCCCCTTCAATCCTTGTATATGTGAAAATCCTTCTCGGGGTTTGCTTCCTTGAATTGAGCCATCAGTTGAATCTCTAGCTTCACGAAAAAACTTGTCCAAACTTCCCTTCTCAAAAATTATAGCAAGCGCTTCACCAGCAGCAATGCGTACAGACCGGTCATCCTTGTCTAGCAGGCTAGAGAAATATGATATTGACCTGCATCATTACCCAAAGATGTAAGTTCGTTTTCATTAAGTTGGACAAGAGGCAGTTTTGGACTATTGAGGTCAATTGCATCTAGACTGTGCAGGTGTCATCTTCCTCAAGGCTCCTGCATCAGTTAGGTAGCAGCCATACCCATATAAAGCACCAAGCATAAGATGGTGTAGGTGGTACTGTGGTTGTGTGGTGTGCACAATCACTTTCCAGGAAGAAAGAATTGCTATcaactaaaagaaaaggaggGCAACCGAAAATAAAGTGCTGGACTGAAGTCAAGATCTTACTCTTGCCAATGTTTGGGATTTAGTTTAAATCCATCCATAGTTGTCAGAAGAAAGGACCAAGCAGATACCACGGCAGTTATGACATCTGCTGAGGGTTTGGATGCAGCAACCTAAAATGTGAAATAGCATCACGTTGCATAAAAAACCAGTGGCTAGGACAAAAAACAGCATAGCTTTTCTTTCAAGTTCAGATCAAAGTCATGTATGTTCTCAAAAATGAAGCCATAAGAAAGCAAATGGCAACTACACTAAATTGTCAAATCACTAGCATTAATAAGTTGATTTGTACAAAAAGCCAAAAGCAGCAAAATTGGCATGACTAAACACTTTCAAAAGTACATGTATCGAGCATAAATACATACATTGGGACCAAGTTTTGGATGAACCACTTGCCACATTACTTGCATTGACTTTTCTGTTTCTTCTGTGTCACTTCCACCAACAAAAGTGATGACAGCCAAGCACTCCAGCAACTAAAATTACAATCCATGGAATGTAGAAAACAACAGGTTGAGCATAAAATGAAGTCCTGATAATCGAGTAAATGAACATAAACCAATAGAATCTTAAAAGCCTATATACCAATTTCTTTGAAGATTGAGGCCCAGATTTTAAAGCCTGTGAAAGAGGAGTGACTGATTCCTCTAATATTTCATGTGCGTTATCCCCGGGGCCAACAGTCAATGCCAACAATCCTACAAAAATGGATTACAATGTTGAAATCTAATCCAATTTGGAAGAGAATGCAAATGAGTCAACATAAGGATAAGTGACTAACCAATGGCACGTGAAGCTAAAGATATCTCTGTAGAAGACCCACGTTTAATGGAGCTCAGACACTGATGCAGTAAAGTAGCAAATCTGCAGAACACCAACGGGTTGTGAGAATCCACAAGAATATTTATATACAAGTGCATATCTTCTGTCTCCGCATAATCACGTATGTTCAACACTAAACAGAGGCAAAAATGAAACTAGATGTACAGCCCGGCCCTGGAGTATCCCTTAGTTATCACAAATAATGACACCAGAGTTTCTTTAAGTTGTTCTCTGGTTGCCTTGTGACAAAACAACTAAATGGATTTCAGTCATAAGTGGTTGAAATTATTGGTTTAAAACTTAATAAACCGAACAGTGGACCCGCCTTAGCCctaaagaagcaaaaagagactaaaaagaagcaaatttcaacaaagaaacaaaaaggcAATAAAAAGGTACTCACTTCTTTTCCAGAAACTGATGCTGCATGCTGCTATTGAAAGCCTCAATAATTGCTGCCAGAGCTTTCTCTCTTGTAGAGCCCCTTTAtccaagaaataataataatttcaacaacaacaacaacaaaaaaaaaaaaaaaaagggccaatATTCAGCTTAATTCATCGTCTCAAACTTAGCCGTTgaagaaagataaataatttAAAGCACCTCAGACATAATTTCCATACAAAGATGCAAGCTTAACAAGATACAATTCTCTCCATAATCTAATTTTAGAAACTTAACACAAAAATTGCCCATTCATTGACAAGAAGCAATTCAACTGAAATAAAACAATACCTCTTCTCAAACAAAGCATCTAGAGCTTGTTCCAGCAAACTATCTTTATCTAATTGGACTTCTTCAGTCCCCAACACGGACAATCGATCCGACCGCGTAGTCGACGACGAACTCACACTACTATTATCATCATCGCTGTCCAACATCGCAGCATTCTTACGCTGAGAATTACCTGCCAAGTTCCAATAACATCAACACCAACGACTTCCAAGCAATAtcaaaggaaaattatttcaaGCCGAATTCAATTTACCCCCTAAATCTCTGCATAATTAACTTTGTTCAAACAGAAACCCTAAGATCAAACAAGATGCGTAGGGAAAAATAGAAGTAAAATGAGGAAAAGAGGCTTACGCTTTCCCATTGGTGACGGCCGCTCGTTTGTCAGAAAGGGCTACAAGATTGACTGAGAATCTGAGGACGCAAGAGATCGACGGAATTGAAGTGAATGGAAATAAGcgaagaaaagaacaagaacaagaagaagaggaacagCTGAGATGATTCGAATGAGGAATAATCCATTAAAATTCAAGGGTACACAAAATCAATCCGAAAGCTCGGAATTTATAAGGGGACCAGAGTTGGAAACGTAGATGAGGCGAGAGGCGAGAGGGCAATTAGGCGTTTCTCAACACGAACGAACTAGAAATTATTCATATTGCGTGGTTCGGAATATTCGCTGGTTCTCTAGAGGGGTTCAGTCGGTGATTGTTACGTGTGGGGGTCAGACTTGTTAGGTTTTTGACCGTTGATTcggattttggattttttttttttttttcccttccgTATTACTAGAAGTACAAGTATAATTTTGTCATGTTTGAACGTTTGTTTGATCGGTTTAAATGTgcgtttaacatttaaaaagtttgtttgaaaaaatatatatattagtttggtaaaataaattaaaagcatttttaagggttaaaaaatgaccaaaatgcacttttggtaAAGGCTTAAAAAcgaagttttttttattttattttaacttaaaaactctatttctccaacacaatctcaaacatgctctaataAAGGTTTTAagttttggcaaaaaaatatttttaagcttttatcaaaaatgtgtttttgaccatttttaagttttttgaacttttaaaagcgcttttaaattgttttaccaaacatgtaatttttttttttaataactttttgagtattaaatgcATGTTTAGACTCCTCAAataaatataactttttaaggtaattttaaaaattatatttcttttggAATAAATGACGACAAAAATCATATTTCTAATGTTACTCAAATTTCTTACCACACCAAAAATATCACTTGCTATTAAAGTAAGAGTAATTCTACTTTTCTAGGAAACAAAATGGATTTGCTTGATTCGTTTATCTTGTTGTTACTatcatataaaatgtttttatatGTATGAAATTTGCTGACTattttttataagattattaataaatttacttgaaataaaaaaaaaattcatgtaattaGGAACCTCAAGAGATCGATAGAGTTACGAAACTCACTTGTCCTCGATAGCAAGCGCATTTGCTTAAtagcattcccaatggatgagctatatttttatataaaatgacttcttaaaaatcacttttatctaatttagctaagccatttttaaatgtctctacatccgattaactatatttatatctattctattaaaatattactaaaagtaataaaagttttgggaaaaatataacatgtgagaggaaaaatggaaatttttttgagaaaaatagaacatgcggagaaaaagtaggaaaatatttgggaaaaaagagaaaacatgtgagagaaacaatgaaaaataaaatatctcatttgaaaagtgctgctacatttagctttttttttagctattccaatcaaatatcaattttaccttcttttttttttttgttaatccaaTGTAtgaggttttttaaacatttgaagagctattttagataaaaataacatttggtTCTTCCATTGGAAATACTCTTAGTAGGGTCGGTTTTATGGTTAGGCTAATGTGGTCAACACCTAAGatctttaatttataaaaagcaCCAAAAGACCTTTTATATTAAGtttatcaaataataataataataaaaggcctcaagaaaaataaaataagaggatgtcggccttgtttggtaaagggGTTGAAGTTGGCCTATATACTATTCatcaccatttttcaaaaaaattaacatcaaaacattttaacttttttactttttatatcacatcatttactttttattattattcaaataaaaagatcactacaaaacaaaacttttttcacttttccatacaactttttttcacttttttatataaaatattattactttttttttcacatcaatctacatcaactacagtgtctaggcaaacccatttaccaaacaccacatTGACATGCTACGAGGgtttagaaaaaattgaaagcaaaaacaaaaataaaaaactgatgTAGCATATTTAAGATCTTTAAAAATCGATCCCAAACTAAAGCTAgacccattatatatatatatatatatatatatattgtcttattttatttcatcaCTTATAATCTTTTGCTTATTGATTTTatcattctttatttctttgatattttatatgttatacttattattgattttaattGGTCTTTTTTATGGGTTTCGATCGCATGTCGTTAATTTTAGTAcacaactaattaaattttatttacaaTCGTTTGTcttagaagaaaaataaaacaagttaAGTAAGAATAATATGCTAATAAAACTTGAACGTGcaaatttaattagtaattttatatcacaaaaagtaaaaagaatgtttttttgaattaattttttaatatattaagaGTTTAAAATAGAAATGCATCATTTAAACTTTAGGatataaatttcatataaattggATTGTATAAATTCCTTCAACAAAGTGTCACGTGTCTTTTGAATATGTGAAaatcacttcttcttttttaatattattaaaaatatatatttttcacataTTAAGGGACAGATGTCGCTTATAGAGATTTAATTGAAACAAATTTCTTAAcccaatttataagaaatttgtcctagcttttttcttttttgttttttttttggctttaattctcaatttttattgaaCCCTTTTGCTTAGACAAATAGATTTCCCAACCTTTTTTTAATGCAATTCGAATAGCCAAttctacttaaaaaaataagccaattcttgagcaattttttttcccgTATTTCGATTAGCTTTTCTAGCGGTTGAAAATACGTTAGATAACGGAAATAATATGCTGTTTGGATATCGTTGGTGCTGGTGCCAGTTGGGAAGTTGAGAGGAAAACAAGAGAGCGCGTGGAATTTGAGAGGGACACGTGGAGGAAAAGAAGGTTCCAGTAGGGCTTAACGAAGTCAAAGGTCGCGTGGAAAAGTGGCTGCCCTGGCTGATGGGGTTCCCAATTAGGAGTCACACACATTAACGATAAAACTTCACCCCCGGGTGGCAGTTAGGTGATAACACGTCTAACACTACAGCACGTAACTGTCCGAACTAAATAACCTTCCAGTGGTTAAGTAAATTAACTCCCTACTAACTCCTATTATAAGATAACGGCAACTCCACGCCTACCACCAATAATCATGCAACGTGGGCCTATGACTGCTTTATAAGACAAGGTGGAGAAGAAATAGAGAAATATTATgagttaataaatttttcatatttggtCATATTCTTTTATCATTAATTATTGGATTTGTAAGGTTTATCACTGATTTCACATTAGTctataaatctaatagttgattgtAAAAAATTATGGATCAAATATGAAGAACTTATTAATCCATAGCATTTCTCGAAGAGATATGTTACTATTTACAGTAATTTATCAATTTCATATCACATTAATATGACAGTCTCAacaaattgttatatatatatatatatatatatatatatattttcaaaataatgacttgtaaaaaattaattgagcCTACggtattaatattataaaataattataggatgTAACATGAATCAATGGAGAAAGACCAATAGAAAGTTTCTAGGATGTTGTTCGGGAAAATAGTTGCATTGACTTCATATGCATGTGGGCGGCTCAATTTCAATAGAAGAGAGCActagcaaacaaacaaaaaaatctcaaaaagtttcatgcaataaaaataattactccataattgaaattcaaaatgGAAGAGTAATCAATATTCCAACGAGCAATAAAAATTGAAAGGACAATCAAATTATTTAGCGATTATTATGATAAGTGTCACATAAATTGTAAAGTTAGTTTTTGAGAAAACTTTATTTGAGATTCCCAAATTATCGTGCGTTTTGAGAAGTCACATTCCcgaaatttaaaaactcttaatttataCCCTTGAACAttcaattttaatcaatttaccTCCTcagtcagattttaaacgttaaaagtgataaaatgacgtttatacccctgctttttttttttatataaaatttcaaatttatccttaattacaaattaaaaataaaaataaaaataaaaattgaagggtaatttgatttttttaggtATTTCCATTAAAAGTTAACGACTAAAACTAACGGAATAGggtaaattaattgaaattgaaagtccatgggtgtaaattgagagtttttaaatttggtgggagtcttctcaaaatgcattGTAGTTCAGAGGTTTAAAGTGAggtttcccttttttcttttttctcaaaaaaaaaaaaaaaaaaaaattgtgaattgttACGTAGCGGACCTTAATAATATCGAACGAACCCATGCGAGGCTAAGTGGCCCTTCATCCAGTGTTTTCTACTTTTTTCGTAGAGCATCTTGAAGCCCAAGTATGGTCGGTGTCACCATGTAGCTCGGGCCTTGGGTGGGTGGTCTATGACTTCTTTCACTGGATGAgatgaaattattattattattttttcatgatccgataaaaatagtttttggaaGAATTGTTAGGTATTTTAGCCAAAGAGACAAAATAAAACTTGATGCCTACACCAGACTTCTAATGATTTCCTAGAAGAGAGTTCTtattttctagggttttctaTCTACCCTCCCTTTTCAATGTTCttgaatgttttattttttacaatatcTCTCCTAATTTATTATTTGGATTGCAATATCCCCCTTCCATCacctaaaataacaaaaaatacactctattttggcttctttttttttaaaaaaaaattactatgaaatgtatttttgtcattttttgttgTCAAAATGAAGACATTGCAACCTCACTAGTAGATTCGAGGTTATTGCAGTAGTGAATGGCATAACCTCAAATCAACAATTGTTGATCTTTGACAAGTGTTAAGCCATGAATTGATgggaaaatgttaaatttatcaTAATTTTCCTAAGGTCGGAAGATATTTCGGGATAATATGGGTGAGATGAGAATCTCTATTTATCTCTCTCTAAGATTTCTTGCTTGAAAGTTTAGACCAATACCCTTGGATTGGTATGATATGTATTTGTCTAGCAGCAAAGAGAAAATAGGAAGGGAAAACGGAGTTTCCATGGCTAATCTAAAGGAGCAAGATGCTTTCTTCCCTCTATATTTTTTGACTTATGATGAATATATCGAGTTAGGTTTGTTGTGTTCTCTCTCCGGGTTATGTTTCCTTTATAGGAAAGTGAATCCCCC encodes the following:
- the LOC132190397 gene encoding uncharacterized protein LOC132190397 encodes the protein MGKRNSQRKNAAMLDSDDDNSSVSSSSTTRSDRLSVLGTEEVQLDKDSLLEQALDALFEKRGSTREKALAAIIEAFNSSMQHQFLEKKFATLLHQCLSSIKRGSSTEISLASRAIGLLALTVGPGDNAHEILEESVTPLSQALKSGPQSSKKLLLECLAVITFVGGSDTEETEKSMQVMWQVVHPKLGPNVAASKPSADVITAVVSAWSFLLTTMDGFKLNPKHWQESISYFSSLLDKDDRSVRIAAGEALAIIFEKGSLDKFFREARDSTDGSIQGSKPREGFSHIQGLKGKITNQVRSLSAEAGGKGSAKKDLNSQRNFFRDMLEFLEDGYCPETSMKIGGESLQTSSWSQLIQLNFLKHFIGGGFIKHMQENEFLQDFFGFKPKKKNPLEDEHRVSSVEKRMFKSPNSVVNKARTQLLNKQRMLSEGRNVGHYAVNGGDEEV